One Kitasatospora sp. NBC_01287 DNA window includes the following coding sequences:
- a CDS encoding lipase maturation factor family protein, with protein MEWFTAPGYALSRLVLLRLLAAVYLVAFLAAARQFRALIGEHGMLPVPRHLRRRGWWEAPTLFQLGYSDRAFAALARGGALLAAAVAAGLADLVPLWGSMLLWAVLWLLYLSIVNVGQTWYSFGWESLLLESGFLAVLLGNAAVAPPVPVLLLFRWLLFRVEFGAGLIKLRGDRCWRDLSCLRYHHETQPMPGPLSWYFHHLPMPLHRIEAAANHLAQLGLPPLLFAPQPIASWAAGAMVLTQLWLIASGNFAWLNWLTIALAFGALRLPGAEHLATARAPLWYEVLVLAATALVVALSYRPARNLLSRGQLMNHSFDQLHLVNSYGAFGSISRIRLEVVLEGTAEERLTAGTRWQEYGFRGKPGDVRRRPRQFAPYHLRLDWLMWFAALSPGYARPWLRPLVERLLRGDRATLRLLRHNPFPDTPPAHVRAVLYRYRFTTPAERRATGAWWHRTRLRVYLAPVARR; from the coding sequence CTGATCGGCGAGCACGGGATGCTGCCGGTGCCGCGCCACCTGCGGCGGCGGGGCTGGTGGGAGGCGCCGACCCTGTTCCAGCTGGGCTACTCCGACCGCGCGTTCGCCGCGCTCGCCCGGGGCGGGGCGCTGCTGGCCGCCGCCGTGGCCGCCGGGCTGGCCGACCTGGTGCCGCTCTGGGGCTCGATGCTGCTCTGGGCGGTGCTCTGGCTGCTCTACCTGTCGATCGTCAACGTCGGGCAGACCTGGTACTCCTTCGGGTGGGAGTCGCTGCTGCTGGAGTCCGGGTTCCTGGCGGTCCTGCTGGGCAATGCCGCGGTGGCGCCGCCGGTCCCGGTGCTCCTCCTGTTCCGCTGGCTGCTCTTCCGGGTGGAGTTCGGGGCCGGGCTGATCAAGCTGCGCGGCGACCGGTGCTGGCGGGACCTGAGCTGCCTGCGCTACCACCACGAGACCCAGCCCATGCCCGGGCCGCTGAGCTGGTACTTCCATCACCTGCCGATGCCGCTGCACCGAATCGAGGCGGCCGCCAACCACCTGGCCCAGCTGGGCCTGCCGCCGCTGCTCTTCGCCCCGCAGCCGATCGCCTCCTGGGCGGCGGGGGCGATGGTTCTCACCCAGCTCTGGCTGATCGCCTCCGGCAACTTCGCCTGGCTGAACTGGCTGACCATCGCGCTGGCCTTCGGCGCGCTGCGGCTGCCCGGCGCGGAGCACCTGGCCACCGCGCGGGCGCCGCTCTGGTACGAGGTCCTGGTGCTGGCCGCCACCGCGCTGGTGGTCGCGCTGAGCTACCGGCCGGCCCGCAACCTGCTCTCCCGCGGCCAGCTGATGAACCACTCCTTCGACCAGTTGCACCTGGTGAACAGCTACGGCGCCTTCGGCAGCATCAGCCGGATCCGCCTTGAGGTGGTGCTCGAAGGCACCGCCGAGGAGCGGCTGACGGCGGGCACCCGCTGGCAGGAGTACGGGTTCCGGGGCAAGCCGGGGGACGTGCGGCGCCGACCGCGCCAGTTCGCGCCCTACCACCTGCGGCTGGACTGGCTGATGTGGTTCGCCGCGCTCTCCCCCGGCTACGCCCGCCCCTGGCTGCGGCCGCTCGTCGAACGGCTGCTGCGCGGTGACCGGGCCACCCTGCGGCTGCTGCGGCACAACCCGTTCCCGGACACGCCGCCGGCCCACGTGCGGGCGGTGCTCTACCGCTACCGCTTCACCACCCCGGCGGAGCGGCGGGCCACCGGGGCCTGGTGGCACCGGACCCGGCTGCGGGTCTACCTGGCCCCTGTGGCGCGACGC